One region of Oncorhynchus nerka isolate Pitt River linkage group LG22, Oner_Uvic_2.0, whole genome shotgun sequence genomic DNA includes:
- the LOC115105216 gene encoding C-terminal-binding protein 1-like isoform X2 has translation MQGIRPPILNGPMHPRPLVALLDGRDCTVEMPVLKDVATVAFCDAQSTQEIHEKVLNEAVGALMYHTISLSRDDLDKFKSLRIIVRIGSGFDNVDIKAAAELGIAVCNVPATSVEETADTSMCLILNLYRRVTWMHQAMREGTRASSVEQIREVASGAARIRGETLGIIGLGRVGQAVALRAKAFGFSVMFYDPYLPDGVERSLGLQRMATLQDLLIHSDCVSLHCSLNEHNHHLINDFTIKQMRQGAFLVNTARGGLVDERALAQALKEGRIRGAALDVHETEPFSFSQGPLKDAPNLVCTPHASWYSEQASLEAREEAAREVRRAITGRIPDSLKNCVNKEYLMATPQWPGMDPGAVHSEHNGVTDYRFSTGLVGVAAGGLTGAGTAVEGIVAGNLAMAHGIAPVSRPPHTPSPGQPSKAETDRDMPTDQ, from the exons ATGCAAG GCATTCGCCCCCCGATTTTGAATGGGCCGATGCACCCGCGGCCCCTGGTGGCTTTGTTGGATGGGCGTGACTGCACCGTGGAGATGCCTGTCCTGAAGGACGTGGCCACAGTGGCCTTCTGTGATGCCCAGTCCACCCAGGAGATCCACGAGAAG GTGCTGAATGAGGCAGTGGGCGCCCTGATGTACCACACCATCAGCCTTTCGCGGGACGACCTGGACAAGTTCAAGAGCCTGCGGATCATTGTGCGAATTGGCAGTGGCTTTGACAACGTGGACATCAAGGCTGCGGCTGAACTAG GTATAGCTGTGTGTAATGTGCCTGCGACATCAGTGGAAGAGACGGCGGACACGTCCATGTGTCTGATCCTGAACCTGTACCGCCGTGTGACCTGGATGCACCAGGCTATGAGAGAGGGCACCAGGGCTTCCAGCGTGGAGCAGATCAGGGAGGTGGCCAGTGGAGCTGCCCGCATCCGGGGAGAGACGCTGGGCATCATCGGCCTGG GGCGAGTGGGCCAAGCTGTAGCGCTGCGGGCCAAGGCCTTTGGCTTCAGTGTGATGTTCTACGACCCCTACCTGCCAGACGGAGTGGAGCGCTCTCTGGGCCTGCAGAGAATGGCCACTCTGCAGGACCTGCTCATCCACTCTGACTGTGTGTCACTACACTGCAGCCTCAACGAGCACAACCATCACCTCATCAACGACTTCACCATTAAACAG ATGCGTCAGGGAGCATTTTTGGTTAACACGGCTCGCGGGGGCCTGGTGGATGAGAGGGCCCTGGCCCAGGCACTGAAAGAGGGCAGGATACGGGGTGCTGCCTTGGACGTACACGAGACGGAGCCCTTCAG CTTCTCTCAGGGCCCATTGAAGGATGCCCCCAATCTGGTTTGCACTCCCCACGCATCCTGGTACAGTGAGCAGGCGTCACTCGAGGCGCGGGAGGAGGCAGCTAGGGAAGTGCGCCGGGCCATCACAG GCCGCATCCCTGACAGTCTGAAGAACTGTGTGAATAAGGAGTATCTGATGGCAACGCCCCAGTGGCCTGGCATGGACCCTGGGGCTGTGCACTCTGAACACAATGGTGTTACTGATTACAG GTTCTCTACTGGTCTAGTGGGAGTGGCAGCAGGAGGCCTGACTGGGGCAGGCACTGCAGTGGAGGGAATTGTTGCAGGGAACCTGGCTATGGCACATGGGATTGCCCCTGTGTCCCGACCTCCCCACACACCGTCGCCGGGGCAACCCTCTAaagcagaaacagacagagacatgccaACGGACCAGTAG
- the LOC115105219 gene encoding protein FAM53C-like isoform X1, whose translation MSVFQFLLDPNNLGICWPTDGLMPESGYWQLCPPSKPGLQGVLSSSFPPCPVPLVPPETHLAEGEALHQPLVPSTSVTDLSFPGAPPPPPPPPKRHCRSLSVPEDLSRCRYTWRPSASRVWTPVNRQCHSGGVAGGPCPLRAPSSSLNSSLHSSSSPTFFSIALSPDSPLPWNFPWDPSDTAGGGACCCFFHSPSSCSSPSPLHPPLPPQRRFSLSPVLIREAAAKFLPPPPVPPHCAAPPPAVPALPSSACSTPSSLRRAIPPQLPRCHSQPCDLLLLKPGLKRRRDPDRPFARPVLDFTKMTQTRSTDPLSGMARGRLACGGDVCMGFETFLGDFRGSCSPEGLGRTSIGPLSESDEEGEEGEEDPDREECQPSIFERDCTELDLSLIEEN comes from the exons ATGTCTGTCTTCCAGTTTCTGCTGGACCCCAACAACCTAGGAATTTGCTGGCCTACAGATGGATTGATGCCTG AGAGTGGTTATTGGCAGCTCTGCCCTCCCTCCAAGCCTGGCCTGCAGGGTGTGCTGAGCTCCAGCTTCCCCCCCTGCCCTGTCCCTCTGGTTCCCCCCGAAACTCACCTGGCAGAGGGGGAAGCCCTGCACCAGCCCCTGGTCCCAAGCACCTCAGTGACAGACCTGTCTTTTCCAGGTGCACCCCCTCCCCCCCCGCCACCCCCCAAACGCCACTGTCGTTCACTGTCCGTGCCAGAGGACCTTTCACGCTGCCGTTACACCTGGCGGCCCAGCGCTTCGAGGGTCTGGACACCTGTGAATCGTCAATGCCACAGTGGAGGGGTAGCCGGGGGGCCTTGTCCGCTTCGTGCTCCTAGCTCATCTCTAAATTCTTCACTACACTCTTCTTCAAGCCCCACATTCTTTAGCAttgctctctctcctgactccccACTGCCTTGGAATTTCCCATGGGACCCCAGTGACACTGCTGGAGGAGGCGCCTGCTGCTGTTTCTTCCACTCCCCATCATCATGCTCCTCTCCGTCCCCGCTccaccctccccttcctccacagCGACGCTTCTCTCTGTCACCTGTCCTTATCAGAGAGGCTGCCGCCAAGTTCCTGCCCCCGCCTCCAGTTCCACCCCACTGTGCAGCACCCCCTCCGGCTGTGCCTGCTTTGCCCTCCTCTGCCTGCAGCACCCCGTCCTCTCTTCGCCGGGCCATCCCCCCTCAGCTCCCTCGCTGCCACTCACAGCCCTGTGACCTGCTCCTTCTCAAACCAGGACTGAAGCGACGCCGTGACCCAGACAGACCATTTGCCCGGCCAGTACTGGATTTCACCAAGATGACTCAG ACTCGCAGTACAGACCCCTTGAGTGGTATGGCGCGTGGGAGGCTGGCTTGTGGAGGGGACGTTTGCATGGGCTTTGAGACTTTTTTGGGGGACTTCAGAGGGTCGTGTTCACCAGAGGGGCTGGGAAGGACAAGCATTGGTCCTCTAAGCGAGAGTGacgaggagggggaagagggggaggaagatcCTGATCGAGAAGAGTGTCAGCCAAGTATCTTTGAGAGGGATTGTACAGAATTAGATTTGAGCCTAATTGAAGAAAATTAA
- the LOC115105219 gene encoding protein FAM53C-like isoform X2: MPESGYWQLCPPSKPGLQGVLSSSFPPCPVPLVPPETHLAEGEALHQPLVPSTSVTDLSFPGAPPPPPPPPKRHCRSLSVPEDLSRCRYTWRPSASRVWTPVNRQCHSGGVAGGPCPLRAPSSSLNSSLHSSSSPTFFSIALSPDSPLPWNFPWDPSDTAGGGACCCFFHSPSSCSSPSPLHPPLPPQRRFSLSPVLIREAAAKFLPPPPVPPHCAAPPPAVPALPSSACSTPSSLRRAIPPQLPRCHSQPCDLLLLKPGLKRRRDPDRPFARPVLDFTKMTQTRSTDPLSGMARGRLACGGDVCMGFETFLGDFRGSCSPEGLGRTSIGPLSESDEEGEEGEEDPDREECQPSIFERDCTELDLSLIEEN, from the exons ATGCCTG AGAGTGGTTATTGGCAGCTCTGCCCTCCCTCCAAGCCTGGCCTGCAGGGTGTGCTGAGCTCCAGCTTCCCCCCCTGCCCTGTCCCTCTGGTTCCCCCCGAAACTCACCTGGCAGAGGGGGAAGCCCTGCACCAGCCCCTGGTCCCAAGCACCTCAGTGACAGACCTGTCTTTTCCAGGTGCACCCCCTCCCCCCCCGCCACCCCCCAAACGCCACTGTCGTTCACTGTCCGTGCCAGAGGACCTTTCACGCTGCCGTTACACCTGGCGGCCCAGCGCTTCGAGGGTCTGGACACCTGTGAATCGTCAATGCCACAGTGGAGGGGTAGCCGGGGGGCCTTGTCCGCTTCGTGCTCCTAGCTCATCTCTAAATTCTTCACTACACTCTTCTTCAAGCCCCACATTCTTTAGCAttgctctctctcctgactccccACTGCCTTGGAATTTCCCATGGGACCCCAGTGACACTGCTGGAGGAGGCGCCTGCTGCTGTTTCTTCCACTCCCCATCATCATGCTCCTCTCCGTCCCCGCTccaccctccccttcctccacagCGACGCTTCTCTCTGTCACCTGTCCTTATCAGAGAGGCTGCCGCCAAGTTCCTGCCCCCGCCTCCAGTTCCACCCCACTGTGCAGCACCCCCTCCGGCTGTGCCTGCTTTGCCCTCCTCTGCCTGCAGCACCCCGTCCTCTCTTCGCCGGGCCATCCCCCCTCAGCTCCCTCGCTGCCACTCACAGCCCTGTGACCTGCTCCTTCTCAAACCAGGACTGAAGCGACGCCGTGACCCAGACAGACCATTTGCCCGGCCAGTACTGGATTTCACCAAGATGACTCAG ACTCGCAGTACAGACCCCTTGAGTGGTATGGCGCGTGGGAGGCTGGCTTGTGGAGGGGACGTTTGCATGGGCTTTGAGACTTTTTTGGGGGACTTCAGAGGGTCGTGTTCACCAGAGGGGCTGGGAAGGACAAGCATTGGTCCTCTAAGCGAGAGTGacgaggagggggaagagggggaggaagatcCTGATCGAGAAGAGTGTCAGCCAAGTATCTTTGAGAGGGATTGTACAGAATTAGATTTGAGCCTAATTGAAGAAAATTAA
- the LOC115105216 gene encoding C-terminal-binding protein 1-like isoform X1 → MALMDKHKVKRQRLDRICEGIRPPILNGPMHPRPLVALLDGRDCTVEMPVLKDVATVAFCDAQSTQEIHEKVLNEAVGALMYHTISLSRDDLDKFKSLRIIVRIGSGFDNVDIKAAAELGIAVCNVPATSVEETADTSMCLILNLYRRVTWMHQAMREGTRASSVEQIREVASGAARIRGETLGIIGLGRVGQAVALRAKAFGFSVMFYDPYLPDGVERSLGLQRMATLQDLLIHSDCVSLHCSLNEHNHHLINDFTIKQMRQGAFLVNTARGGLVDERALAQALKEGRIRGAALDVHETEPFSFSQGPLKDAPNLVCTPHASWYSEQASLEAREEAAREVRRAITGRIPDSLKNCVNKEYLMATPQWPGMDPGAVHSEHNGVTDYRFSTGLVGVAAGGLTGAGTAVEGIVAGNLAMAHGIAPVSRPPHTPSPGQPSKAETDRDMPTDQ, encoded by the exons ATGGCTCTCATGGATAAGCACAAAGTCAAGCGCCAGAGGCTGGACCGCATTTGTGAAG GCATTCGCCCCCCGATTTTGAATGGGCCGATGCACCCGCGGCCCCTGGTGGCTTTGTTGGATGGGCGTGACTGCACCGTGGAGATGCCTGTCCTGAAGGACGTGGCCACAGTGGCCTTCTGTGATGCCCAGTCCACCCAGGAGATCCACGAGAAG GTGCTGAATGAGGCAGTGGGCGCCCTGATGTACCACACCATCAGCCTTTCGCGGGACGACCTGGACAAGTTCAAGAGCCTGCGGATCATTGTGCGAATTGGCAGTGGCTTTGACAACGTGGACATCAAGGCTGCGGCTGAACTAG GTATAGCTGTGTGTAATGTGCCTGCGACATCAGTGGAAGAGACGGCGGACACGTCCATGTGTCTGATCCTGAACCTGTACCGCCGTGTGACCTGGATGCACCAGGCTATGAGAGAGGGCACCAGGGCTTCCAGCGTGGAGCAGATCAGGGAGGTGGCCAGTGGAGCTGCCCGCATCCGGGGAGAGACGCTGGGCATCATCGGCCTGG GGCGAGTGGGCCAAGCTGTAGCGCTGCGGGCCAAGGCCTTTGGCTTCAGTGTGATGTTCTACGACCCCTACCTGCCAGACGGAGTGGAGCGCTCTCTGGGCCTGCAGAGAATGGCCACTCTGCAGGACCTGCTCATCCACTCTGACTGTGTGTCACTACACTGCAGCCTCAACGAGCACAACCATCACCTCATCAACGACTTCACCATTAAACAG ATGCGTCAGGGAGCATTTTTGGTTAACACGGCTCGCGGGGGCCTGGTGGATGAGAGGGCCCTGGCCCAGGCACTGAAAGAGGGCAGGATACGGGGTGCTGCCTTGGACGTACACGAGACGGAGCCCTTCAG CTTCTCTCAGGGCCCATTGAAGGATGCCCCCAATCTGGTTTGCACTCCCCACGCATCCTGGTACAGTGAGCAGGCGTCACTCGAGGCGCGGGAGGAGGCAGCTAGGGAAGTGCGCCGGGCCATCACAG GCCGCATCCCTGACAGTCTGAAGAACTGTGTGAATAAGGAGTATCTGATGGCAACGCCCCAGTGGCCTGGCATGGACCCTGGGGCTGTGCACTCTGAACACAATGGTGTTACTGATTACAG GTTCTCTACTGGTCTAGTGGGAGTGGCAGCAGGAGGCCTGACTGGGGCAGGCACTGCAGTGGAGGGAATTGTTGCAGGGAACCTGGCTATGGCACATGGGATTGCCCCTGTGTCCCGACCTCCCCACACACCGTCGCCGGGGCAACCCTCTAaagcagaaacagacagagacatgccaACGGACCAGTAG